Proteins encoded in a region of the Triticum dicoccoides isolate Atlit2015 ecotype Zavitan chromosome 3A, WEW_v2.0, whole genome shotgun sequence genome:
- the LOC119270727 gene encoding uncharacterized protein LOC119270727: MAMPSTASCCFASSSPHVRPSLRLLLTHTTITSSPARIRLVSRNPLRRSFSSSEPAPGVAGDEGGYVDREVEEDRDERYGFEMEVRKLPGKKNRRLVRARVRVGAPLQAVWATLTDYEGLAGFIPGLSECRLLHQDKAFARLYQVGEQDLALGFKFNAKGTIDCYEGEMELLPESRARRREIDFNMVDGDFKVFQGKWSVQEVDDATEGGEISSGQEFQTTLSYVVELEPKLWVPVRLLEGRICKEIKTNLICIREEAEKVQRLLDE; this comes from the exons ATGGCCATGCCGTCCACCGCGTCTTGCTgcttcgcctcctcctccccccatgTCCGgcccagcctccgcctcctcctgacCCACACCACCATCACCTCGAGCCCCGCACGCATCCGCCTCGTCTCCCGGAACCCCCTCCGGCGCTCCTTCTCGTCCTCCGAGCCGGCGCCCggtgtcgccggcgacgaggggggATATGTGGACAGGGAGGTAGAGGAGGACCGGGACGAGCGGTACGGGTTCGAGATGGAGGTGCGGAAGCTGCCGGGGAAGAAGAACCGCCGGCTGGTGCGCGCGCGGGTGCGGGTCGGCGCGCCGCTCCAGGCCGTCTGGGCCACGCTCACCGACTACGAGGGCCTCGCCGGATTCATCCCCGGCCTCTCCGAGTGCCGCCTCCTCCACCAGGACAAAGCCTTCGCCCGCCTCTACCAG GTCGGGGAGCAGGATCTGGCGCTGGGGTTCAAGTTTAACGCCAAGGGCACCATCGACTGCTACGAGGGAGAGATGGAGCTGCTCCCGGAGTCCCGGGCGCGCCGCCGGGAGATCGACTTCAACATGGTCGACGGCGATTTCAAGGTCTTCCAGGGCAAGTGGTCTGTCCAGGAG GTCGATGATGCTACTGAAGGTGGGGAAATTTCATCAGGGCAGGAATTTCAGACCACGCTTTCTTATGTGGTGGAGCTAGAGCCTAAGCTCTGGGTTCCAGTTCGGCTACTGGAAGGGAGGATCTGCAAGGAGATCAAAACCAACCTTATTTGTATCCGAGAAGAAGCAGAGAAGGTCCAAAGGTTACTGGACGAG TGA
- the LOC119273287 gene encoding Werner syndrome ATP-dependent helicase homolog, whose product MARQPPHKDEMPYYFDSQGIDIKATVTVRAATVEAWISRVWTNFLRDADEKLVGLDTEFTNPVFGKRQKDLPKEERQRAAVLQLCVADECLVYHIVHARHVPAMLRRFLADKDIVFCGAGISQDQEMLAYYGLNIASSFDLQQRVEIPKNICSKPTPSLIDLANYLLGTKLSKDGECEKLRRSGWGVFPLTLERIRYAAVDARLSFEVARRHFRSGCYDRPGDRFNLA is encoded by the coding sequence ATGGCGCGTCAGCCGCCACACAAGGACGAAATGCCGTACTACTTCGACTCCCAAGGCATCGACATCAAAGCGACCGTCACCGTCCGAGCAGCCACGGTGGAGGCGTGGATATCGCGCGTGTGGACAAACTTCCTCCGGGACGCCGACGAGAAGCTCGTCGGCCTAGACACCGAGTTCACCAACCCCGTCTTCGGGAAGAGGCAGAAGGACCTGCCAAAGGAAGAGAGGCAACGCGCCGCCGTGCTTCAGCTCTGCGTCGCCGACGAGTGCCTGGTGTACCACATCGTGCACGCGAGGCACGTACCGGCAATGCTCAGGAGGTTTCTCGCCGACAAGGACATCGTCTTCTGTGGAGCCGGGATCAGCCAGGACCAGGAGATGCTGGCCTACTACGGGCTCAACATCGCGTCTTCCTTCGACCTGCAGCAGCGTGTCGAGATTCCAAAGAACATCTGCAGCAAGCCTACGCCGTCGTTGATTGATTTGGCAAACTACCTGCTGGGAACGAAGCTCAGCAAGGACGGGGAGTGCGAGAAGTTAAGGAGGTCGGGATGGGGTGTGTTCCCGTTGACCCTTGAACGGATTAGATATGCCGCGGTTGACGCTCGGCTCAGCTTCGAGGTCGCTAGGAGGCACTTCCGATCTGGTTGCTACGATCGCCCTGGCGACCGCTTCAATTTAGCTTGA